One genomic window of Bacteroidota bacterium includes the following:
- a CDS encoding FecR domain-containing protein → MPSELDALLSDLPAEEVTGLQNAWAVSDQAREPVAQSTLDAVWANIEAELDNPEATQKDAGPTAKIHTLNPAAQLIPMRWMAVAATILLGAVAAAFLLNPVRVTAPLGEVAVVQLQDGSTVELNSGATLQYPRFFMGSRRVSLTGEAFFDVEKDTKPFIVETFNASVQVLGTTFNVRAWEEGLDAETRVALATGKVALAGEESAETIQLVPGQTGVVRANTLEASQADTVQVRRAQAWRSGHFFFSDAGLGSILDDVARRFDTTITLQPENLRTRRMKLAIEQPASAEAIVKDIVLTLGLQYRQVNGGYEIYASN, encoded by the coding sequence ATGCCATCCGAACTGGACGCTTTGCTGTCAGATCTTCCTGCTGAGGAAGTGACAGGATTGCAAAACGCCTGGGCCGTAAGCGATCAGGCCCGCGAGCCGGTTGCCCAGTCGACGCTCGACGCTGTCTGGGCCAATATTGAAGCAGAACTGGATAATCCTGAGGCAACGCAGAAAGATGCGGGGCCGACAGCAAAAATCCATACCCTCAACCCTGCTGCGCAACTGATTCCCATGCGCTGGATGGCTGTAGCTGCAACCATTTTGCTTGGCGCTGTTGCTGCTGCCTTCCTTTTGAATCCTGTGCGTGTTACTGCGCCTTTGGGTGAAGTCGCTGTTGTGCAGCTACAGGATGGCTCTACCGTTGAGCTTAACAGTGGCGCCACACTGCAATACCCCCGGTTCTTTATGGGGTCGCGTCGTGTATCATTAACTGGAGAAGCGTTTTTTGATGTAGAAAAGGATACAAAGCCGTTTATTGTAGAAACGTTCAATGCCTCGGTTCAGGTATTGGGTACCACATTTAATGTGCGTGCGTGGGAAGAAGGGCTTGATGCTGAAACCCGCGTTGCCCTTGCTACAGGCAAAGTTGCGTTGGCCGGCGAAGAATCAGCTGAAACGATTCAATTGGTGCCGGGACAAACCGGTGTTGTTCGTGCAAACACGTTGGAAGCATCGCAAGCAGATACTGTGCAGGTACGCCGCGCACAAGCATGGCGATCTGGCCATTTCTTCTTCTCGGATGCCGGCCTCGGTTCGATACTCGATGATGTAGCGCGTCGTTTCGATACGACCATCACGCTGCAGCCCGAAAACTTGCGCACACGACGTATGAAACTCGCAATTGAGCAGCCGGCTTCAGCTGAAGCAATTGTGAAAGACATTGTCCTTACATTGGGACTACAATACCGTCAGGTCAACGGTGGATATGAAATATATGCATCCAATTAA
- a CDS encoding carboxypeptidase regulatory-like domain-containing protein, giving the protein MPDHLSHRSPFSSGALQFCRALVVFLVLAPASGLIQQVIAQEKAPATYSMVASGTPLSDAFDAFIEQSGISIAFDIDLVKGKRAYCQAIDLEAEAVLRCLLKETGLTYIQLASGTYVLMAQSKPAIEWGEITGRVVDGASGEPLPNAHVLLADAGVGDVTNSAGRFAFSQLAPGSHRVRVSYIGYQDKTHTIKVVSDKNASIELGLQVEPLLSSPIVVNGLVPQFSSEQLQSPDVPIDGSYAGNGSQDVIKNLNTVIGLRNGDAVSDVHVQGGEAGEHQYRLDGAPVFLPISNGGIVGPFSPFALDKFTVHKAGYAASVGSSLSGVIDATHRLSSIGGSIVDVQVDPISANARAMGSFGDGSGMRANWMVAGRKALWSIYQHQGLQTHFDNWSAPDLHAMNVMLPQDRHSADAYSAESSRPKGWQAIAEGDRDDFRATDFENNYDFYDVHGALRLTFDPASSLHASFYRGGNTLGDDRVVQGRFQAAPDPEGVDERFFNFDNNYNWTNTVAQVSYERVLGRQTFVKWGGWYSQFSGAQSFNHDAYDGDYTGTGKPPPPDSSGAGRSHAGFEYSQAALSALKLGYEDVNRITEWGLRGTFDQTLGARHFLSGGIELMYDNSQFVLNMQRPRSEEVRTPKQANIDGRQLRLATFADHRYSISDKTTLDLGVRLTYLSTHEQVFAEPRLALRHDASASPIGPWAFRGAVGLYRQYVNQFDVSSVNINALVSTLRFWLPVDASQRPSKALHASGSLLFMPHPEWQLQIESYYKAQPHLLVIDYANEVLSGASGESLSTQSALLTGAKGFAYGTAVSLERKTKQLTTRFQYEYSVAERQIANRFDGASVSVPWNVPHRVVTSLSYRVTDQVTILGRLENKIGQSWAFRQAYYNFLEPNPDTQVLGIYDLSDPGAHKLPVISHLDFGIAFNQQLKNTTLQVRFDLSNILAYNNVEEWSLSYNDQLGSVFKVERPLTPFLPSMVVRLGF; this is encoded by the coding sequence ATGCCAGACCATCTTAGCCATAGATCGCCATTCAGCTCAGGCGCACTGCAATTTTGCCGTGCGCTTGTCGTGTTTCTGGTACTTGCGCCGGCAAGTGGCCTGATACAGCAGGTGATTGCACAGGAAAAGGCGCCTGCTACTTATTCTATGGTAGCCTCTGGAACGCCGCTCAGCGATGCATTTGACGCCTTTATCGAACAATCAGGTATCAGCATTGCCTTCGATATTGATCTGGTAAAAGGCAAGCGGGCGTACTGTCAGGCAATTGACCTGGAGGCAGAAGCTGTACTGCGCTGTTTGTTGAAAGAGACGGGGCTTACCTACATCCAACTGGCTTCCGGCACTTATGTGCTGATGGCCCAGTCCAAGCCTGCTATCGAATGGGGAGAAATTACAGGCCGCGTAGTGGACGGGGCTTCCGGTGAACCGCTGCCCAATGCCCATGTGCTGCTTGCAGACGCCGGCGTTGGGGATGTGACAAATAGTGCCGGCCGGTTTGCATTCTCGCAGCTCGCCCCCGGATCTCATCGTGTTCGGGTGTCCTATATCGGCTACCAGGATAAAACCCACACCATAAAGGTTGTCTCCGACAAAAACGCCAGCATTGAACTCGGACTGCAAGTTGAGCCGCTGCTTTCGTCTCCGATCGTTGTGAATGGCTTGGTACCCCAGTTTTCATCCGAGCAGCTTCAGTCTCCCGATGTGCCCATCGATGGTTCTTATGCGGGCAATGGAAGCCAGGATGTGATCAAAAATCTAAATACAGTCATTGGCTTACGGAATGGAGATGCCGTTTCAGACGTGCACGTGCAGGGGGGCGAAGCTGGTGAACACCAATACCGCCTCGATGGTGCTCCCGTGTTTCTGCCCATTTCAAACGGGGGCATTGTTGGGCCTTTTAGTCCATTTGCATTAGACAAGTTCACAGTCCACAAAGCCGGCTATGCAGCCTCTGTAGGGAGTTCGCTTTCTGGTGTCATTGATGCTACGCACCGCCTCTCATCCATCGGTGGAAGCATTGTTGACGTTCAGGTTGATCCCATCAGTGCAAACGCCCGCGCCATGGGTTCTTTTGGAGATGGTTCCGGGATGCGTGCCAATTGGATGGTTGCTGGCCGCAAAGCGTTGTGGTCCATTTACCAGCATCAGGGACTCCAAACCCATTTTGATAACTGGAGCGCGCCCGACTTGCACGCAATGAACGTCATGTTACCGCAGGACCGACATTCAGCAGATGCATACAGCGCTGAGTCGAGCCGGCCCAAGGGATGGCAGGCTATTGCTGAGGGTGACCGCGATGATTTTCGGGCAACCGATTTTGAAAACAACTACGATTTCTATGATGTGCACGGCGCCTTGCGGTTGACCTTCGATCCGGCCAGCAGCTTGCACGCTTCTTTTTACCGTGGCGGCAACACCCTGGGCGATGACCGTGTGGTGCAAGGACGTTTTCAGGCAGCACCTGATCCAGAGGGCGTCGATGAGCGATTTTTCAACTTCGACAATAACTATAACTGGACCAACACCGTTGCCCAGGTGAGTTATGAGCGTGTTCTGGGCCGGCAGACCTTTGTTAAATGGGGCGGATGGTACAGCCAGTTTAGTGGTGCGCAATCGTTTAATCATGATGCTTACGATGGCGACTATACGGGCACCGGCAAACCGCCACCACCCGACTCTTCAGGCGCCGGACGTTCACATGCCGGCTTCGAATACTCCCAGGCGGCCTTGTCAGCGCTGAAGCTGGGCTATGAAGACGTAAATCGGATTACCGAGTGGGGATTGCGCGGCACGTTTGATCAAACATTGGGCGCGCGCCATTTCCTTTCTGGCGGCATTGAGCTCATGTATGACAACAGCCAATTTGTGTTGAACATGCAGCGTCCGCGAAGCGAAGAAGTGCGTACGCCAAAACAGGCAAATATCGACGGCCGGCAGCTTCGCCTGGCTACTTTTGCAGATCATCGCTACAGCATTTCTGATAAAACCACGCTCGACCTGGGTGTGCGGCTAACCTATCTCAGTACCCACGAGCAAGTATTTGCAGAGCCACGGCTTGCCCTGCGGCACGACGCATCGGCTAGCCCGATTGGTCCATGGGCTTTCAGGGGTGCTGTTGGGCTTTATCGCCAGTATGTCAATCAGTTCGACGTTTCGTCGGTCAACATCAACGCCTTGGTTTCAACCCTGCGTTTCTGGTTGCCTGTAGATGCCTCGCAGCGGCCTTCTAAAGCGCTCCATGCAAGTGGATCCCTGCTTTTTATGCCACATCCGGAATGGCAATTGCAGATTGAATCTTATTACAAGGCCCAGCCTCACCTGTTGGTGATTGATTACGCAAATGAAGTGCTGTCTGGTGCTTCCGGGGAGAGCCTCTCCACGCAAAGTGCCTTGCTGACTGGTGCAAAAGGTTTTGCTTACGGTACTGCTGTTTCACTGGAGCGGAAAACCAAACAGCTGACCACCCGATTCCAGTATGAGTACAGTGTAGCTGAACGACAGATTGCCAATCGTTTTGATGGCGCATCCGTTTCTGTGCCGTGGAATGTGCCGCACCGGGTTGTGACTTCCCTGTCTTATCGGGTAACCGATCAGGTTACTATTCTTGGTCGGCTTGAGAACAAAATTGGGCAATCCTGGGCATTCCGCCAGGCCTACTACAACTTCCTCGAGCCCAATCCTGATACGCAAGTACTTGGGATTTACGATCTCTCAGATCCGGGTGCCCACAAGTTGCCCGTTATCTCCCATCTCGACTTTGGTATAGCATTCAATCAGCAGCTCAAAAACACCACGTTGCAAGTCAGGTTCGACCTGTCAAATATCCTGGCCTACAACAACGTTGAAGAGTGGAGCCTGTCGTACAACGATCAACTCGGTAGCGTATTTAAAGTCGAACGTCCCCTCACTCCGTTTCTGCCATCCATGGTTGTCCGTCTCGGATTCTAA
- a CDS encoding peptidase S9: MFVVRPHLWMGALLLLLLGVPSAQAQYFGRNKVQYDNFEFKQFDTEHFTFFFYPESEEAVMDAARMAERWYERHSLVYLRQFADKKPIILYANDADFHQTNIINGTLGEGTGGVTESLKQRVVMPLTGHYAETDHVLGHELVHSFQYDIAFAEQGGEEQVRFNLRNIPLWFIEGTAEYLSVGRDDAHTAMWLRDAVLRDDLPTIDDLTNKPYQYFPYRYGQAYMAYIGGKYGDVSVSNLYKLAGRTGLDTAFVHTLGIEPDSLSTEWAAAIKDAYLPFLSGRTPAAESGREIVSREEEGGRYNIAPVLSPDGRYVAFLSEKDLFSINLFIADTRTGEVIQKLSKRTADSHFDSMRFISTAGTWSPDGKQFAFITFANGDNEIAIWNLDSGKIDRRIHLGDVSALLNLAWSPDGQFLAISGMNGGISDLYVLDLDSNEVRQLTEDRYADLQPVWSPDGTQIAFVSDRGTRGTDFDRLAYGDLTVSMIDVEAGEIQSLDLFDRGVQHNPQFSPDGKDLFFISNHDGFKDIYRAELNTKEVYAITNLQTGASGITATAPAMSIASQSGIMAFSVYGNNAYTIYSLDAEETEGNPLVNASLMPGVLASTGILQTDGLAAAIGGDEVGSAGATYAGLLPPMKSPEEGIVGAYLSDAGLGLPENPEYDIKEYSSRLKLDYVAPPSVGVSVGGPFGAGLGGSLGFYFSDMLGNHNLTVSVLANGTLKDVGGQVAYLNQKRRLNYGFYGAHIPVIFGYTGGFSTAGDGSLLYNELIQRLFIQQVGSYASYPISTTRRIEVSAGMARYGFDYQVRTFDQIGNRTSGDSGIQEPDPLYLGQVGVAYVKDTANFGFVSPLNGTRQRVQVSPSFGTDSFVTLTTDYRQYFHTKPFTFAFRGLHIGNYGADENAVFGNEYLGSTYYQGFVRGYNLNNFSADECSTAACPESSRLSGTRIAMASAEIRMPLLGNEQIGLINFPYLPTELTLFADIGMAWTAEESPEFTLSRNATGRSPVASAGISSRFLLFGAAILEVYYAYPFQRPEKGAHFGLQLSPGW, from the coding sequence ATGTTTGTAGTCCGTCCGCATCTATGGATGGGTGCCCTGTTGTTGCTTTTGCTCGGCGTCCCTTCCGCACAGGCCCAGTACTTTGGGCGTAACAAAGTGCAGTACGATAACTTTGAGTTTAAACAGTTTGATACTGAACACTTTACCTTTTTCTTTTACCCCGAATCCGAAGAAGCTGTTATGGATGCAGCCCGGATGGCTGAGCGGTGGTACGAGCGCCATAGCCTCGTTTACTTGCGTCAGTTTGCGGATAAAAAGCCTATCATCCTATACGCGAATGATGCGGACTTCCATCAGACAAACATTATTAATGGAACGCTGGGAGAAGGCACCGGGGGGGTTACTGAAAGTTTGAAGCAGCGCGTTGTAATGCCACTCACCGGCCATTACGCTGAGACAGACCATGTGCTCGGACACGAGTTGGTGCATTCATTCCAATATGATATAGCTTTTGCTGAACAAGGTGGTGAAGAACAGGTCCGATTTAACCTCAGAAATATTCCCCTTTGGTTTATAGAAGGAACGGCGGAATACTTATCTGTTGGCCGGGATGATGCCCACACAGCCATGTGGTTGAGAGATGCAGTCCTGAGAGATGATTTGCCAACCATCGATGATCTCACCAACAAACCGTACCAGTATTTTCCCTATCGTTATGGGCAGGCCTACATGGCTTACATTGGCGGTAAATATGGGGATGTTTCCGTATCCAATCTCTACAAGCTTGCCGGCCGCACCGGGCTGGATACAGCCTTTGTGCACACACTGGGTATCGAGCCGGATTCTCTTTCAACGGAGTGGGCAGCCGCAATTAAAGACGCGTATTTGCCATTCCTCTCAGGGCGGACACCGGCAGCTGAAAGTGGCCGTGAAATCGTTTCTCGCGAAGAAGAAGGCGGGCGGTATAACATAGCTCCGGTTCTGAGTCCGGATGGCCGCTATGTTGCTTTCTTGTCAGAAAAAGACCTCTTCTCCATCAACCTGTTCATTGCAGATACCAGGACCGGAGAGGTCATCCAGAAGCTGAGCAAACGGACGGCGGATTCACATTTTGACTCCATGCGGTTTATCAGCACCGCTGGCACATGGTCCCCGGATGGTAAACAATTTGCCTTTATCACGTTTGCTAACGGCGACAACGAAATTGCAATCTGGAATTTGGATTCAGGCAAAATTGATCGCCGCATTCATTTGGGTGATGTGAGCGCATTGTTAAACCTTGCGTGGTCGCCTGATGGTCAATTCCTCGCGATTTCCGGCATGAACGGCGGGATCAGTGATCTCTATGTATTGGATCTGGATTCCAATGAAGTGCGCCAACTCACCGAGGATCGCTATGCAGACTTGCAGCCCGTTTGGTCACCTGATGGTACACAGATTGCCTTTGTATCAGACCGTGGTACACGAGGCACCGATTTTGATCGGCTGGCTTATGGCGACCTGACCGTTTCAATGATTGATGTCGAAGCTGGCGAAATTCAGTCACTGGATCTCTTTGACCGTGGCGTGCAGCACAACCCGCAATTCTCGCCCGATGGTAAAGACTTGTTCTTTATTTCCAATCATGATGGTTTTAAAGACATCTACCGGGCGGAATTAAATACCAAAGAGGTCTATGCCATTACAAACCTTCAAACGGGGGCCAGCGGTATAACTGCTACGGCGCCGGCTATGTCGATTGCGTCGCAGAGCGGGATTATGGCGTTTTCGGTATACGGAAATAATGCCTATACCATCTATAGCCTTGATGCTGAAGAAACTGAAGGAAACCCTCTTGTAAATGCATCCTTGATGCCAGGTGTCCTGGCTTCAACCGGCATCCTGCAGACTGACGGATTGGCTGCCGCAATCGGCGGGGACGAAGTAGGATCGGCAGGGGCGACTTATGCCGGCTTACTACCACCGATGAAATCGCCCGAAGAAGGCATTGTGGGAGCGTATTTGTCTGATGCCGGCCTCGGCTTGCCCGAAAACCCGGAGTATGACATCAAAGAATACAGCTCGCGTCTGAAACTGGATTACGTTGCGCCACCGTCTGTTGGTGTATCAGTAGGTGGTCCGTTTGGTGCCGGCCTTGGGGGGAGCCTCGGGTTTTACTTCAGCGACATGCTGGGTAACCACAACCTCACGGTGAGCGTGTTGGCAAACGGTACATTGAAAGACGTGGGTGGACAGGTTGCTTACCTGAACCAGAAACGCCGGCTAAACTATGGCTTTTATGGGGCCCATATTCCCGTGATCTTTGGGTATACAGGTGGATTTAGCACCGCTGGCGACGGGTCGTTGTTGTACAATGAGTTGATTCAGCGACTCTTTATCCAGCAAGTGGGCAGCTATGCTTCCTACCCGATTAGTACCACGCGGCGGATTGAAGTGAGTGCCGGTATGGCGCGCTACGGTTTCGACTACCAGGTGCGTACGTTCGATCAGATAGGCAACCGGACAAGCGGTGACAGCGGTATCCAGGAGCCAGATCCGCTGTATCTGGGACAGGTTGGCGTTGCTTATGTGAAAGACACGGCCAATTTTGGTTTTGTCTCTCCGCTAAACGGTACCCGGCAGCGGGTGCAGGTGAGTCCAAGTTTTGGTACGGACAGCTTTGTCACGCTCACAACCGATTACCGTCAGTACTTCCATACAAAGCCGTTTACCTTTGCCTTCCGTGGATTACATATTGGCAATTACGGTGCTGATGAGAACGCGGTGTTTGGCAATGAATACCTGGGATCAACGTATTATCAGGGATTTGTACGTGGCTATAACCTGAATAACTTCAGCGCAGATGAATGCTCAACAGCTGCTTGTCCTGAATCTTCAAGGTTGTCGGGTACACGTATCGCGATGGCAAGCGCAGAAATTCGAATGCCTTTATTGGGAAATGAACAGATAGGTCTCATCAACTTTCCTTATTTGCCGACAGAGCTGACGCTGTTTGCTGATATCGGCATGGCGTGGACCGCTGAAGAAAGCCCGGAATTTACGCTCTCGCGCAATGCTACGGGGCGGTCACCTGTAGCCAGTGCCGGTATTTCCTCACGGTTCCTGTTGTTCGGTGCAGCCATTTTGGAAGTCTACTACGCCTATCCTTTCCAGCGTCCGGAGAAAGGCGCCCATTTTGGTCTGCAACTGTCGCCAGGATGGTAA